One genomic segment of Belonocnema kinseyi isolate 2016_QV_RU_SX_M_011 chromosome 2, B_treatae_v1, whole genome shotgun sequence includes these proteins:
- the LOC117182615 gene encoding uncharacterized protein F54H12.2-like: MSFLHSHSCECLKSELDLFSIPPTQTSIKSSQWVHYKPVSSLTDDSPTEFVVPGHGDEYIDLAHTMLNLRVKLITPPRVAANAEQLDRVDPVNNLLHSLFNPVDVYFNQKVVFPPSNSYAYRAYIETLLNYGPAAKNSHLTTSLWYNDTPGKMDDFDNNVGLKSQQKYLSAGKSIDLIRHLNCDVFILEKFLINV; the protein is encoded by the coding sequence ATGTCGTTTCTACATTCTCATTCTTGTGAGTGCTTAAAGTCTGAGTTAGATTTATTCTCGATACCTCCCACACAAACCTCGATAAAAAGCTCTCAATGGGTACATTATAAACCGGTATCATCCCTTACCGATGACTCGCCTACAGAATTTGTCGTCCCTGGTCATGGTGATGAATACATTGATTTGGCTCACACAATGCTAAATCTTAGGGTGAAATTAATAACACCACCTAGGGTTGCTGCAAATGCCGAACAATTGGATAGAGTTGATCCTGTAAACAATCTACTACATTCGTTATTCAATCCAGTGGAtgtctattttaatcaaaaagttgtatttccACCCAGTAATTCTTATGCTTATCGGGCATATATTGAAACTCTACTTAACTATGGTCCTGCTGCTAAAAATAGTCACCTGACTACCTCTCTTTGGTATAATGACACACCTGGAAAAATGGATGATTTCGATAATAATGTGGGattaaaatctcaacaaaaatatttaagtgcTGGTAAATCTATTGATCTTATTAGACACCTGAACTGTGATGTTTTTATCCTGGAGAAATTTCTTATCAATGTATAG